A genomic stretch from Arachis stenosperma cultivar V10309 chromosome 3, arast.V10309.gnm1.PFL2, whole genome shotgun sequence includes:
- the LOC130969478 gene encoding fasciclin-like arabinogalactan protein 11 codes for MMIKNQSLLFFTITLLISTTTIAQLSPAISPVVQPNPKPTTTPAASPKPLVPSLPSNSPSENIPDTPTVDVIAILRQAKSFNTLIRLMKITQLINQLNSQLITSKSGGLTILAPDDAAFSQLKPGFLNSLSDGQKLELVQFHVISDYVSSSNFDTLTNPVRTLAGAKPGKVELNVISYGGSVNISTGAVNTTINGIIYTDKHLAIYKVGKVLLPLDFFAVAKTPAEAPSLAPEPSDSAKAPKADKDNTGTSSDSSSSQVNPTEQSSASAVKINVVALGLAFMVAAAATMHA; via the coding sequence ATGATGATCAAAAACCAATCTCTATTGTTCTTCACAATAACACTACTAATTTCCACAACCACTATAGCACAATTATCACCAGCTATATCCCCAGTAGTTCAACCAAACCCTAAACCAACAACAACACCAGCAGCATCACCAAAACCATTGGTACCTTCATTACCAAGCAACTCACCAAGTGAGAACATTCCAGACACACCCACTGTTGACGTCATCGCCATTCTGAGGCAAGCGAAGTCATTCAACACACTCATCAGACTCATGAAGATCACCCAATTGATCAACCAACTCAACTCTCAGCTCATCACTTCCAAGTCCGGCGGCCTCACCATCCTCGCACCTGATGACGCCGCCTTCTCCCAACTCAAGCCCGGCTTCCTCAACTCTCTTTCCGATGGACAGAAGCTTGAACTCGTGCAGTTCCACGTCATCTCCGACTACGTCTCGAGCTCCAACTTTGACACACTCACAAACCCGGTCAGGACACTGGCCGGCGCTAAACCGGGAAAGGTGGAACTTAATGTGATAAGCTATGGCGGCAGTGTCAACATCTCAACCGGAGCGGTTAACACTACAATTAATGGAATCATTTACACTGATAAGCATCTTGCTATCTATAAGGTTGGGAAGGTGCTTCTTCCTTTGGATTTCTTTGCGGTTGCTAAGACTCCTGCAGAGGCTCCATCTCTGGCTCCAGAACCTTCTGATTCCGCAAAGGCTCCTAAAGCTGATAAGGATAACACAGGAACATCCTCGGATTCATCTTCGTCGCAGGTTAATCCCACTGAACAGAGCTCTGCCAGCGCTGTGAAGATAAATGTGGTTGCACTTGGTCTTGCATTCATGGTGGCCGCTGCTGCAACCATGCACGCTTGA
- the LOC130969514 gene encoding zinc finger protein BALDIBIS-like: MMSEEPFSSVLPPNTTITSTLVHLQDPTSNPSSNNSKPNSNQPTKKRRNLPGTPDPDAEVIAMSPKSLMATNRFVCEICNKGFQRDQNLQLHRRGHNLPWKLKQRNKEEQVRKKVYVCPEKSCVHHDPCRALGDLTGIKKHYSRKHGEKKWKCDKCSKKYAVHSDWKAHAKICGTREYKCDCGTVFSRKDSFITHRAFCDALAEEGARISSVPTTLSNLMGRRDHHHHHHQLATSRIIPRHHILPSAGFHSEFGGGGGGSGYYSDQKLMMMRNNNIQIPLWLDQGNSNNNHNHVSGISSNTSSACTNGNTIIMPHHDVVNNSMFGSQQWQQNPEAASSSLTNNNNNANVAMMMPPPHAGLKQEQDDMFYFGASNYHHHIMLQKASQIGGGDELVNLEGSISSIPPLILNPRRPSKNDNKDEDDELGLTRDFLGVGEDESTMSNTRPLMLQQHLADFTAMDMHHQTHYSSSSGHYYLQVNDEEIDG; encoded by the exons ATGATGTCTGAAGAACCCTTTTCTTCTGTTCTTCCTCCCAACACCACCATCACAAGCACCTTGGTTCATCTCCAAGACCCAACCTCAAACCCTAGTAGCAATAACTCAAAACCTAATTCAAATCAACCcaccaagaagaggagaaatCTTCCTGGAACACCAG ATCCGGATGCAGAAGTCATAGCTATGTCACCAAAATCGTTGATGGCGACGAACCGTTTCGTATGCGAAATCTGCAACAAGGGTTTTCAGAGGGACCAGAACTTGCAGCTGCATAGGAGAGGACACAACCTTCCATGGAAGCTAAAGCAGAGAAACAAAGAAGAACAAGTGAGGAAGAAGGTGTACGTGTGCCCGGAGAAGTCTTGCGTGCACCATGACCCCTGTAGAGCACTGGGGGACCTCACAGGTATCAAGAAACACTACAGCAGGAAGCATGGCGAGAAGAAATGGAAGTGTGACAAGTGTTCCAAGAAATACGCTGTTCATTCTGATTGGAAGGCCCATGCCAAGATCTGCGGGACTCGGGAGTACAAGTGCGACTGCGGCACCGTTTTCTCCCG GAAGGACAGCTTCATAACACACAGAGCATTTTGTGATGCATTGGCTGAAGAAGGTGCAAGAATAAGCTCAGTTCCAACAACTTTGAGCAACTTGATGGGTAGAAgagatcatcatcatcaccatcatcaattaGCAACAAGTAGAATCATCCCTCGTCATCACATTCTTCCAAGTGCTGGATTTCACTCGGAatttggtggtggtggtggtggtagtggttATTATTCAGATCAGAagctgatgatgatgaggaacAATAATATTCAGATTCCACTATGGTTAGACCAGGGCAATAGCAATAACAATCATAATCATGTTAgtggcatttcatcaaacactagTAGTGCATGCACCAATGGCAACACTATTATTATGCCTCATCATGATGTAGTGAACAACTCTATGTTTGGATCACAACAATGGCAGCAGAATCCAGAAGCAGCATCATCATCACTCACaaacaataacaacaatgccaacgtgGCTATGATGATGCCACCACCACATGCAGGATTAAAGCAAGAACAAGATGACATGTTCTATTTTGGTGCTAGTAATTACCATCATCACATAATGTTACAAAAAGCATCACAAATTGGAGGAGGTGATGAGTTGGTGAATTTGGAAGGTAGCATCAGTAGTATTCCTCCATTAATATTGAATCCAAGGAGGCCATCAAAGAATGATAATaaagatgaagatgatgaaCTGGGTTTAACAAGGGATTTTCTTGGAGTTGGAGAAGATGAATCAACAATGAGCAACACTAGGCCATTGATGTTACAGCAACACCTAGCTGACTTCACAGCCATGGATATGCATCATCAAACCCACTACAGTAGTAGTAGTGGACATTACT ACTTACAGGTAAATGATGAAGAAATAGATGGATGA